The region TGGCGCGTGCTatgcgtacgcgctcagggcttcaaaggagaggacggagcctggagccgaaaccgtggtttcaaaaaggacCGTGGTTTGTGTATTATAGAGAGCCAATGCTTACAAACGAAACCCAATCCAAATAAATAGTTCGTGACTGATGAAACTAACTTCCATATATAAACACAAATGGAAAATTAACAAAGGATTATATACACACAGTATTGGTTAATTTTCCCTTTAGTCACATCTTCCATTTTCGTTAACATTATGCAAAACAGAATTGTAATAAtgaaaacattaataataacaataacactcCCGTTCCGTACTTACATATTAAATAGGTGCTCATCTAAATAATGGAATATTCATCATTGTAATATTGTGTCATGATAAATAATATTTCTGGGTATGAAAAAGACAGCCTTCTTCAATGAGGCCTCTATTAGTGTAAACAATCACTAATTGTGGATCTTATTTCATTGTTATATACAACACAAGGTCAATTTTAGTTTAGTCAGAATCAGTAGAGATTGCCTTTAAACTTGTAGTCGTAAGGTACAAGGAGGTCGGGTGTCTCGTATACAAATTACTCTGTTTGATTTTACACACCCAGCATAGCCACTTAGACTGGGCAAGTCTCGCGAGCATTCGAACGTTCTCCGTCTATTAGTGCGGAATTATGTTTTTAGTCATTTAAACAAATATGTTACAATCTCTTTGGAAAGGGTCGACTAAAAACAACAAGTTATATACGAATATGTGAGTCTGTTCTTGATTTTACTTTTGCAAAATTATAGTACAAAATATCAGCTAAATAGGCTCGGAGCTAGCGTCTGCATTCAGCGTGAAATACACAGGGTCTTCGCCATTTGTGTTTCCGTTTATAGTGGGTTTCTTTGGAACCACTGGTTTTGTGCTCACCGAGTCTTGTCCTCGAGGTGATGGTTTGGGGGAGATATCAGGGCGCCCTCTTTGTATTTTTGACAAGGAGCTAGTTCTTATTAGAGGTTTCGGGCTGGTGTTGATTGCAGGTCTAGTTCCCAGAGAGCCCCGTCTGATCTGTAACTCCTCGTGTAAGGTGTCATAGGTTAGGCTGGTGTTCCTTTGAAGCCGTAATGATTTCGGTTTTGGACCTACTCCAGGACGCAGTGCAAGCTTCTTTGCGGAACCATCTGAGGCCTGTTGAGAGAAGGTTTCTGGATCCAGAAGGTCGTAGACTGCGTCTGGTTGGCTTCTGGCTGGCTCTGGAGATGAGCCACGCCTTAAGGTAGCTGCTTTGAGTTGCTCTGGCAGAGTAGAGGGGCAAAGAGAATCATAGGCTGTTGAAGGTGTTTGATTAAACCTCTGGGAAGACGGGCTGGACCCTCGTCTTGTCGTGGGTAGAAGGGTTTGCGATCTTTGGTTGGACCCTGGCGATGGGAAGGCTCCTCGCTCGATGCAGTCATAGACGTTCTGAGAAGGTCTTTTGGGTAGCTCTCTGTTTGCCGGCTTGAATTGTCTCAGCGGCGCCCCGGTGGTAGTTCTCCCTATAACTGGGCCGCTGTTCTTGTTTGACGGAACAGGGGGTGCAACAGGTCCGGGCTCGAGTGTATCATAAACAGGTGAATCATCTACTTTTGAACTTTCTGCAGAAGCTTCCAAATCTTCGTAACCGTCATCAGCACTCTTGGAGTTTTCATTATCAGGATTCTTCTTATATGAAATGATATTCCTGGTGCCTTTGctctttttgtgatttttgggaGAGTTTTTGAAGAGTAATGATTTAGTTCCGGTTTTGGAATCCTTTGAGAGAATGTTCTCCTGACATTTCCCAATGGCACTCTTCTCTGGCTGCTCAAGACTAAAGTAAACAGGACAAGTGGCTGGGTTTGGTTCCTCAATGAACTCTGGTTCTTCATAGATCGCGGATGAGGTTTCCGGGTTGGTTTTCCGTGCAGGGGAACTGGGTGGGGTCTTAGTCTTCTTCTTGTCCGATGTTTTACTCTTCCTGGAGAACTTAAAGGAACTGAGACCCAATTTCCGCTTGCCGGAGGACTCGTCAGTTTTTGTAATGTTGGTTTTTATGGGTGGAAGTGTCCGATACCTCTTATCATGATTCGGCTCCTGCTTCGAATGATTCGGCTCCTGCTCCGAATCAGGAACAAGTGTAAAATACGTAGGGTCTGCGTTTGAAGTTCCGGACAAAGACGTATCATCGAAGCTGACTTTATTTTTCTGACTTTTAGGGGAATGTCCTTGGCTTTCACTCGCGCTCCGTCCACGTCCTGGCTTCAAGGTAGCCGAAATAGTTTGCTTTAGCTCGGCATAGCCACCCGCCCCTAAAACCGGAACGTTGTCGAAACTGTAAGACCTTCTTTTAAATAGATCCTTTGGATGTTTTTTAATGTTCGTCCTCGTTTGAACGCCAGCGTTCAAAAGTTGGTATTCGGTATGTTCTTCGCTGGGTTGGGTTTGGAGTATTGTGGGG is a window of Asterias rubens chromosome 21, eAstRub1.3, whole genome shotgun sequence DNA encoding:
- the LOC117304698 gene encoding uncharacterized protein LOC117304698 isoform X2 → MENMSSILYAIAGAVVVLCILIHGCLFYRRWRLKRVRASVTGSPERGWSWFKTPGKATYWSKTPGKATNFESSTMDAIDIELGDHKDLVSSDSSRIHLAKSSPSSSLLDQDLNERRRSSTRIRVLPALALSRSSSAASGQPENGPDEGDSEDGLSSNFSKSLTMDAVEKNETSKCTSDVTASPGNEPCSEYELLQCGTAGTPNEQDTKPDTICKPNTIPTILQTQPSEEHTEYQLLNAGVQTRTNIKKHPKDLFKRRSYSFDNVPVLGAGGYAELKQTISATLKPGRGRSASESQGHSPKSQKNKVSFDDTSLSGTSNADPTYFTLVPDSEQEPNHSKQEPNHDKRYRTLPPIKTNITKTDESSGKRKLGLSSFKFSRKSKTSDKKKTKTPPSSPARKTNPETSSAIYEEPEFIEEPNPATCPVYFSLEQPEKSAIGKCQENILSKDSKTGTKSLLFKNSPKNHKKSKGTRNIISYKKNPDNENSKSADDGYEDLEASAESSKVDDSPVYDTLEPGPVAPPVPSNKNSGPVIGRTTTGAPLRQFKPANRELPKRPSQNVYDCIERGAFPSPGSNQRSQTLLPTTRRGSSPSSQRFNQTPSTAYDSLCPSTLPEQLKAATLRRGSSPEPARSQPDAVYDLLDPETFSQQASDGSAKKLALRPGVGPKPKSLRLQRNTSLTYDTLHEELQIRRGSLGTRPAINTSPKPLIRTSSLSKIQRGRPDISPKPSPRGQDSVSTKPVVPKKPTINGNTNGEDPVYFTLNADASSEPI
- the LOC117304698 gene encoding uncharacterized protein LOC117304698 isoform X1, which gives rise to METSSAYDTLPSGNNWTVVSGSPYTDVLTTYHQESASVARKYMENMSSILYAIAGAVVVLCILIHGCLFYRRWRLKRVRASVTGSPERGWSWFKTPGKATYWSKTPGKATNFESSTMDAIDIELGDHKDLVSSDSSRIHLAKSSPSSSLLDQDLNERRRSSTRIRVLPALALSRSSSAASGQPENGPDEGDSEDGLSSNFSKSLTMDAVEKNETSKCTSDVTASPGNEPCSEYELLQCGTAGTPNEQDTKPDTICKPNTIPTILQTQPSEEHTEYQLLNAGVQTRTNIKKHPKDLFKRRSYSFDNVPVLGAGGYAELKQTISATLKPGRGRSASESQGHSPKSQKNKVSFDDTSLSGTSNADPTYFTLVPDSEQEPNHSKQEPNHDKRYRTLPPIKTNITKTDESSGKRKLGLSSFKFSRKSKTSDKKKTKTPPSSPARKTNPETSSAIYEEPEFIEEPNPATCPVYFSLEQPEKSAIGKCQENILSKDSKTGTKSLLFKNSPKNHKKSKGTRNIISYKKNPDNENSKSADDGYEDLEASAESSKVDDSPVYDTLEPGPVAPPVPSNKNSGPVIGRTTTGAPLRQFKPANRELPKRPSQNVYDCIERGAFPSPGSNQRSQTLLPTTRRGSSPSSQRFNQTPSTAYDSLCPSTLPEQLKAATLRRGSSPEPARSQPDAVYDLLDPETFSQQASDGSAKKLALRPGVGPKPKSLRLQRNTSLTYDTLHEELQIRRGSLGTRPAINTSPKPLIRTSSLSKIQRGRPDISPKPSPRGQDSVSTKPVVPKKPTINGNTNGEDPVYFTLNADASSEPI